A part of Aegilops tauschii subsp. strangulata cultivar AL8/78 chromosome 2, Aet v6.0, whole genome shotgun sequence genomic DNA contains:
- the LOC109759562 gene encoding uncharacterized protein, with protein MEEGMRVAVVGAGVSGLAAAHELARAGGAARVTVYEAEESLGGHARTADVDGVQLDLGFMVFNRVTYPNMLEWFEELGVEMEISDMSLSVSTQLSGGGRCEWGSRNGLSGLLAQKSNALRPAFWHMIREILKFKEDALKYLEDHESNPDLNRHETLGQFIQTHGYSQLFQEAYLIPICASIWSCPSQGVLGFSAFFVLSFCRNHHLLQIFGRPQWLTVKGRSHTYVNKVREELESMGCQIKTSCQVKSVSSVEGGYKVLEVGGSEEVYDKIIFGAHAPDVLRMLGDEATHEELRILGAFQYVHSDIYLHRDDTLMPQNPSAWSAWNFLGTTSSGVSVTYWLNLLQNIESTGKPFLVTLNPPHVPDHVVLKWNTGHPVPSVAAAKASLELQQIQGNRGIWFCGAYQGYGFHEDGLKAGKSAAQSLLGQKSSLLLNPKQMVPSWTETGARLLVTRFLNQYVTIGNMTILEEGGTMFSFGEVDKKCLVKTVLRVHDPLFYWKVATEADLGMADAYINGYFSFVDKREGLLNLFLILIANRDAQKSSSSAASKRGWWTPMLLTAGIASAKYFLRHISRKNTVTQTRRNISQHYDLSNDFFSIFLDPSMTYSCAVFKVEDESLEVAQQRKVNLLIKKAKVERNHHVLEIGSGWGSLAMEVVKQTGCKYTGITLSEEQLKYAQMKVKEAGLEDRITFLLCDYRQIPSRCKYDRIISCEMIEGVGHEFMDDFFGCCESLLAPDGLFVLQFISIPEERYEEYRRSSDFIKEYIFPGGCLPSLARITSAMSTASRLCIEQVENIGYHYYPTLIRWRDNFMANKDAILALGFDDKFIRVWEYYFIYCAAGFKSRTLGTYQIVFSRPGNDKLAYADNPYASLPAA; from the exons ATGGAGGAGGGGATGCGGGTGGCGGTGGTGGGCGCCGGCGTGAGCGGCCTGGCGGCGGCGCACGAGCTGGCCAgggccggcggggcggcgcgcgtGACGGTGTACGAGGCGGAGGAGAGCCTCGGCGGCCACGCCAGGACCGCCGACGTCGACGGCGTCCAGCTCGACCTCGGCTTCATGGTCTTCAACCGG GTGACATACCCAAACATGCTGGAATGGTTTGAAGAGCTCGGGGTAGAGATGGAGATATCAGACATGTCGCTGTCAGTGAGCACACAGCTCTCCGGTGGCGGCAGGTGCGAGTGGGGCAGCCGGAATGGCCTCTCGGGCCTCCTAGCGCAGAAGAGCAATGCCCTCCGCCCTGCCTTCTGGCACATGATCCGCGAGATACTCAAGTTCAAGGAGGATGCCCTCAAGTACCTGGAGGACCATGAGAGCAACCCTGACCTGAACCGGCACGAGACTCTGGGCCAGTTCATCCAGACGCATGGATACTCCCAGCTCTTCCAGGAGGCATACCTGATCCCAATCTGTGCGAGCATATGGTCATGCCCGTCGCAGGGGGTGCTCGGCTTCTCTGCTTTCTTCGTTCTCTCCTTCTGCCGCAACCATCACCTCCTTCAGATCTTCGGTCGGCCCCAATGGCTCACCGTCAAAGGTCGCTCGCATACATATGTAAACAAG GTAAGGGAAGAACTGGAAAGCATGGGTTGTCAGATTAAGACCAGCTGCCAAGTCAAATCTGTTTCAAGCGTTGAAGGAG GATACAAAGTCTTGGAGGTCGGTGGCTCGGAGGAGGTGTACGACAAGATCATATTTGGTGCTCATGCACCTGATGTTCTGAGAATGCTAGGAGATGAAGCAACACACGAGGAGTTGAGAATTCTGGGTGCTTTCCAATATGTCCACAG TGACATATACCTCCATCGCGACGACACTTTGATGCCACAGAACCCGTCAGCATGGAGCGCCTGGAACTTCTTGGGGACAACAAGCAGCGGCGTCTCTGTTACCTACTGGCTAAATCTCCTCCAG AACATCGAATCTACCGGCAAGCCTTTCCTGGTGACACTGAATCCACCTCATGTCCCGGATCATGTCGTGCTCAAATGGAACACCGGCCATCCTGTTCCATCTGTCGCGGCTGCAAAGGCTTCGTTGGAGCTTCAGCAGATCCAAGGAAACAGGGGAATATGGTTCTGTGGGGCATATCAAG GTTATGGCTTCCATGAAGATGGCCTTAAG GCTGGGAAGTCTGCGGCTCAAAGTTTGCTTGGGCAGAAGAGCAGCCTTCTTCTGAACCCAAAACAGATGGTGCCGTCATGGACGGAAACTGGGGCTCGCCTTCTGGTAACAAGGTTTCTCAACCAATATGTCACCATCGGTAACATGAC CATTCTTGAAGAAGGTGGCACTATGTTCAGTTTCGGTGAAGTCGACAAAAAATGTCTTGTCAAAACTGTCTTGCGAGTTCATGACCCACTCTTCTACTGGAAG GTCGCAACCGAAGCGGATCTTGGTATGGCTGATGCATATATTAATGGTTATTTTTCTTTTGTTGATAAAAGAGAAGGGCTCCTGAATCTTTTCCTG ATTCTcattgcaaacagggatgctcagAAGAGTAGTAGTAGTGCTGCCAGTAAAAG GGGTTGGTGGACACCCATGCTTTTGACAGCTGGGATAGCATCTGCAAAATATTTTCTGCGCCACATCTCAAGGAAGAATACTGTCACACAAACTCGCCGAAACATCTCTCAGCACTATGATCTG AGTAATGATTTCTTCTCGATTTTCCTGGATCCATCGATGACTTACTCTTGTGCAGTATTCAAG GTGGAAGATGAAAGCTTGGAAGTAGCCCAGCAACGCAAAGTTAACCTCCTAATCAAGAAG GCTAAAGTGGAGCGGAATCATCATGTTCTTGAAATCGGTAGCGGTTGGGGCAGCTTGGCGATGGAAGTGGTGAAGCAAACGGGATGCAAATACACAGGGATTACACTGTCTGAGGAGCAACTTAAATATGCTCAAATGAAAGTAAAGGAAGCTGGTTTGGAG GATCGCATAACTTTCCTGCTGTGTGACTACCGTCAAATACCAAGTCGGTGTAAGTACGACAGGATCATATCATG CGAGATGATTGAAGGGGTTGGTCATGAATTCATGGACGATTTCTTTGGCTGTTGTGAGTCTCTATTGGCTCCAGATGGCCTATTTGTCCTCCAG TTCATATCGATTCCAGAAGAACGGTATGAGGAATACAGGAGAAGTTCAGACTTCATAAAAGAATACATCTTTCCAGGGGGTTGCCTTCCTTCCTTGGCCCGGATCACGTCTGCCATGTCCACCGCGTCCAGGCTCTG CATCGAGCAGGTTGAGAACATCGGGTACCATTACTACCCGACGCTGATACGCTGGAGGGATAACTTCATGGCCAACAAAGA TGCGATTTTGGCTCTTGGATTTGACGACAAGTTTATCCGTGTATGGGAGTACTATTTCATATACTGTGCTGCCGGTTTCAAGTCACGGACGCTTGGAACTTACCAG ATTGTGTTTTCTCGACCTGGCAACGACAAGCTGGCCTACGCCGACAACCCCTATGCAAGTCTTCCGGCAGCCTAG
- the LOC109759578 gene encoding uncharacterized protein yields MALATQPPRLRVGIGAAPAAHRPPSPSIRARGGGRRRTRSVSVAAAAAEGRAAVKGAAAEVVREFYEGVNRRDLAAVAPLIAEGCVYEDLVFPRPMVGRDRVVGFFGEFMGSVSPDLRFVIDDISGEDPSAVGVTWHLEWKGRPFPFSRGCSFYRCEPDPQRPQQIQIVYGRDCVEPATKPGELALVVIRGVTWILERFPSLADRL; encoded by the exons ATGGCACTGGCGACGCAGCCGCCTCGGCTCCGCGTCGGCATCGGAGCGGCCCCCGCGGCACACCGGCCTCCGAGCCCCAGCATCCGGGCGCGCGGTggcgggaggaggaggacgcggtCTGTGTCCGTAGCGGCGGCCGCGGCGGAGGGGAGGGCGGCCgtgaagggggcggcggcggaggtggtGCGGGAGTTCTACGAGGGCGTGAACCGGCGCGACCTGGCGGCGGTGGCGCCGCTGATCGCGGAGGGGTGCGTGTACGAGGACCTGGTGTTCCCGCGGCCCATGGTGGGGCGGGACCGCGTGGTGGGCTTCTTCGGCGAGTTCATGGGCTCCGTCAGCCCCGACCTCCGCTTCGTCATCGACGACATCTCCGGCGAGGATCCCTCCGCCGTCGGCGTCACCTGGCACCTCG AGTGGAAGGGGCGGCCGTTCCCGTTCAGCAGGGGCTGCAGCTTCTACCGCTGCGAGCCCGACCCGCAGCGGCCGCAGCAGATTCAGATCGT GTATGGCCGTGACTGCGTGGAGCCGGCGACCAAACCCGGTGAACTGGCGCTG GTTGTCATCAGGGGAGTCACCTGGATTCTGGAGCGCTTCCCTAGCCTTGCCGACAGGCTCTGA